From Medicago truncatula cultivar Jemalong A17 chromosome 7, MtrunA17r5.0-ANR, whole genome shotgun sequence, a single genomic window includes:
- the LOC25498608 gene encoding uncharacterized protein, translating to MAATAPTERRVRLKLLVKKETNKVLFAEAGKDFVDVLFSFLTLPLGTIARLVQKDSNIGPVTIGCLNSFYQSVVDLDEECMQTETSKEMILHPKNSSEDYCTNLKLNIDDTQPTKYLLCFRFDCFCINNGYFYNSTNKNCMDGKPLSRSIFLKHFGKGFVKEGVTFVISDDLIVKPNSVEFTGLSMLQNYGIKDISSVNQMTLNVTKEKVLDLLKCALLSKSTLTDFFLEKKPLIQSPSVFSCNVANSSNIKIRLKLVYRKSDGKILYAQGEKDFADLLVSYLTFPLGGVVRILGGNCSMGNIDGLYKSVADLHENTYLTREAKKRLVDPHLAPHFKLNMQILPIQEPRVKHYCYYNKFQTFQDSVVHNQFFVSDEDRSREYGSYEKNVGQLNLVCSHPKSPKGNDDGYIKGDGLRIYMVTDDLIIAPSSTFSILHLINHFKIPLDDMKEKLVTIGIKECLSILKASLSSSSALTNGLRHLLTNIEGEKF from the exons ATGGCTGCTACTGCTCCAACAGAGAGGCGAGTGCGATTGAAACTTCTGGTGAAAAAAGAAACCAACAAAGTCTTATTTGCTGAGGCTGGGAAAGACTTTGTCGATGTTCTATTTAGTTTCTTGACATTGCCGTTAGGAACCATTGCAAGACTTGTACAGAAGGACTCAAACATTGGACCTGTTACCATAGGTTGTTTGAACTCATTTTATCAAAGTGTGGTAGATCTCGACGAAGAGTGTATGCAGACTGAGACAAGCAAAGAAATGATATTACACCCAAAGAACTCTTCTGAAGATTATTGCACCAATCTTAAACTTAACATTGATGACACTCAGCCTACAAAGTACCTCTTATGTTTCAGGTTTGATTGTTTCTGCATCAACAATGGTTATTTCTAcaattcaacaaacaaaaactgTATGGATGGAAAACCTTTGAGtcgttcaatttttttaaaacattttggGAAAGGATTTGTCAAAGAAGGTGTTACTTTTGTTATTTCTGATGATCTTATTGTCAAGCCGAACTCAGTGGAATTCACCGGCCTTAGTATGCTTCAGAATTATGGAATAAAAGACATAAGTTCAGTAAATCAAATGACTCTCAACGTCACTAAAGAAAAG GTACTCGATCTTTTAAAGTGTGCTTTGCTTTCCAAGTCAACTCTGACAGATTTCTTTCTAGAAAAGAAACCATTGATCCAGAGTCCAAGTGTTTTCTCCTGTAATGTCGCAAACAGTAGTAATATCAAAATCAGATTGAAGCTAGTTTATAGAAAATCAGATGGCAAGATATTGTATGCTCAAGGAGAAAAAGATTTTGCAGACTTACTTGTAAGTTATCTCACATTTCCATTAGGAGGAGTCGTTCGTATATTAGGAGGGAACTGTTCTATGGGTAACATTGATGGTTTGTACAAGAGCGTAGCCGATTTGCATGAAAACACATATTTGACAAGAGAAGCAAAGAAAAGACTTGTTGATCCACATTTGGCACCTCACTTCAAATTAAACATGCAGATATTACCTATTCAAGAGCCTCGTGTGAAGCATTATTGTTACTATAATAAGTTTCAAACTTTTCAGGATAGTGTTGTTCATAATCAATTTTTCGTTAGCGATGAAGATAGGAGTCGTGAATATGGCAGTTATGAGAAAAATGTTGGGCAACTGAACCTAGTTTGTAGTCATCCCAAATCACCTAAAGGAAATGATGATGGTTATATCAAGGGAGATGGACTAAGAATATATATGGTAACAGATGACTTGATCATTGCACCATCTtctacattttctattttacaTTTAATCAACCACTTCAAAATTCCTCTTGATGATATGAAGGAAAAGCTCGTCACCATTGGCATTAAGGAG TGTCTGAGCATATTAAAGGCATCTTTGTCGTCATCATCTGCTCTAACAAATGGTCTTCGTCACTTATTAACCAACATTGAGGGGGAGAAATTTTAA
- the LOC112416648 gene encoding uncharacterized protein, with amino-acid sequence MFAFDVNGQNPCQKDKLPGKRDICEGKSQGQTHSQKHSSQTGATPLAEKRGAEPLLSNQCVCYPTTPGSAAKANFQCDLWSIWKHRNNKVWNNITDTTQDICAHASSLLTSWRNAQNIRHPSPQNPSIPNDLKWIKPSSDRFTCNVDASFSQARNRVGIGVCIRDEEGRFVLAKTEWMTPLLDVDLGEALGLLSTMHWVRDLQLGIVDFEIDSKTVVDSLYGRKSGVSNFSAVINDCRRLLASDLVTSDVRFIRRQANEVAHSFARVALRHASFHIHIRIPSCISTIILNEMQ; translated from the exons ATGTTTGCGTTTGATGTAAAC GGGCAAAATCCATGTCAAAAGGACAAACTCCCTGGGAAACGCGACATTTGTGAGGGAAAAAGCCAGGGGCAGACGCACTCGCAAAAACACTCATCGCAAACAGGGGCTACACCCCTGGCAGAAAAACGAGGGGCTGAACCCCTG CTTTCCAACCAATGTGTTTGCTATCCTACAACACCTGGATCAGCAGCAAAAGCAAACTTTCAGTGTGACCTTTGGAGTATTTGGAAGCATCGAAACAATAAGGTATGGAACAACATCACTGATACAACTCAAGATATTTGTGCTCATGCAAGTTCTCTTCTTACTAGCTGGAGGAATGCTCAAAATATTCGACATCCTAGTCCTCAGAATCCTTCCATCCCGAATGATTTGAAGTGGATTAAACCAAGTTCCGATAGGTTTACTTGTAATGTTGATGCATCCTTTTCTCAAGCTCGGAATCGGGTTGGTATTGGTGTTTGCATTCGAGATGAAGAAGGTCGTTTTGTTTTAGCCAAGACTGAATGGATGACTCCGCTCCTTGATGTCGATTTGGGTGAGGCTTTGGGTTTGTTATCAACAATGCACTGGGTTCGTGATCTGCAACTAGGTATTGTGGACTTTGAGATTGACTCCAAAACTGTGGTAGACAGTCTTTATGGTAGGAAAAGTGGTGTCTCTAATTTTAGCGCAGTTATTAATGATTGTAGACGTCTGTTAGCTTCTGATTTAGTAACCTCTGATGTGAGGTTCATTCGGAGACAAGCCAACGAAGTCGCTCATAGCTTTGCTAGAGTGGCTTTGCGTCATGCTAGTTTCCATATTCATATTAGGATTCCATCTTGTATCTCTActattattttgaatgaaatgcaataa
- the LOC25498609 gene encoding uncharacterized protein, producing MAATTTQTEEHVSLKLLLSEKGDKVLFAEAGKDFVDVLCSFLTMPLGTIARLVEKESSIGPVTVGCLNSLYRSVVDLDEDCMSSHTIKQMLLKPTNFAEDYCNTLELNIEDTPPIFPEQFDQGFVNDVATFVITDDLIIMPNSIDYASFGLLQEFGIENTSSVKEMILKVTIEKVLDLLKCSLLSKSTLTDFFLGKKPSLEVSRFFSYDVEIGGNIQINLKLVIRKSDGKILCAQGEQDFADLLLSFLTIPLGGISRILGEKIYLGSINRFYKSIADLNENKYFISEDAKNRIVDPCIFPLLKLSKQIFPILERRVHEYYWYYSGSSLFVQFSKPGEDKSYAGKFKRINFSNMASHEGYVKGPAMYVATDDLAIAPLSPISALGLLNRLKTPLKDLKEKHVTIGVKESLNILKAALTSTSALTNGLAHLLTEVKEEK from the exons ATGGCCGCTACCACTACTCAAACAGAAGAGCATGTGTCCTTAAAACTTCTGTTGAGCGAAAAGGGTGACAAAGTACTGTTTGCAGAAGCAGGGAAGGACTTTGTGGATGTTCTCTGTAGCTTCCTAACAATGCCTTTAGGAACCATTGCTAGACTTGTAGAGAAGGAATCTAGCATAGGGCCAGTTACCGTTGGTTGTCTAAACTCACTCTATCGAAGTGTGGTTGATCTTGATGAAGATTGTATGAGTAGTCATACAATCAAACAAATGCTGCTTAAACCAACTAACTTTGCAGAAGATTATTGCAACACTCTTGAACTTAACATCGAAGACACTCCGCCCA TTTTTCCTGAACAATTCGATCAAGGATTTGTTAACgatgttgctacttttgtaatAACCGATGATCTGATTATCATGCCAAATTCTATTGACTACGCAAGTTTTGGGCTTCTCCAGGAATTTGGAATAGAAAACACAAGTTCGGTGAAGGAAATGATTCTTAAAGTCACTATAGAAAAG GTACTTGATTTGTTAAAATGTTCTTTGTTGTCGAAGTCTACTTTGACCGATTTCTTTTTAGGAAAGAAACCATCCCTTGAGGTTTCCAGGTTTTTCTCGTACGATGTTGAAATTGGTGGTAATATCCAAATCAATCTGAAACTAGTTATAAGAAAATCTGATGGCAAGATTTTGTGTGCTCAAGGGGAACAAGATTTTGCAGACTTGCTTTTAAGCTTTCTTACTATTCCTTTGGGAGGAATTAGTCGTATATTAggagaaaaaatttatttgggCAGCATTAATCGATTTTACAAGAGCATAGCTGATTTAAATGAGAATAAATATTTCATATCTGAAGATGCCAAGAACCGGATTGTTGATCCTTGCATCTTCCCGCTTTTAAAATTAAGCAAACAAATATTTCCAATTCTTGAGCGTCGTGTTCATGAATATTATTGGTACTACAGTGGAAGTAGTCTCTTTGTTCAATTTTCCAAACCTGGTGAGGATAAGAGTTATGCTGGAAAGTTTAAGAGAATAAATTTTTCTAACATGGCAAGTCATGAAGGTTATGTCAAGGGTCCAGCTATGTATGTTGCTACTGATGATTTGGCCATAGCACCCTTGTCTCCAATTTCTGCATTAGGTTTACTTAACCGATTGAAAACTCCTCTTAAGGATTTGAAGGAAAAGCATGTCACCATTGGCGTCAAGGAG TCTCTCAACATATTGAAGGCTGCTTTAACTTCAACATCTGCACTTACAAATGGTCTAGCTCACCTTTTAACTGAAGTTAAGGAGGAGAAATGA
- the LOC25498612 gene encoding glycine-rich cell wall structural protein: MEPFVIFIIIAVSMFVLVAILSLLCRLMGGRPAYGSGGGGGGGFTHHNHHHHRAHNAVVFGGGAGGIGVGGGAFDGGGGGAGGGGAGGGMGAC, translated from the coding sequence ATGGAACCATTCGTGATATTTATCATAATAGCTGTAAGCATGTTCGTTTTAGTTGCAATTCTGAGTTTGTTATGCCGACTAATGGGAGGCCGGCCAGCATATGggagtggtggtggtggaggtggaggtTTTACCCATcataaccaccaccaccatcgcGCTCACAATGCAGTAGTTTTTGGGGGTGGTGCTGGTGGTATTGGTGTTGGTGGGGGAGCATTTGACGGTGGCGGAGGTGGAGCAGGAGGAGGTGGAGCTGGAGGAGGAATGGGTGCATGTTAa